The segment CGTGATCATATCCTGTGGCATTCACCATACCTGAGTTGCCGGAGGTGATCACCGGTATCCTGCTGAATGCCCCAATGTGCAACAAATGATTGATATGCGTATTTTTTACTTTTCCCCATTGCCAGGATGCAGTGTCGGCGCCATAAGTTTTAACCAGTGAATCAATGGTGTTTATAAAAGACTGATGCATCAGTTGCTGCAGCGATTCAACCTGAACCGTACGTTTGTCATCAATCCATTGTCTGTTGATGTTGTACTTCACCGTCTGCAGCGAGATATCGGTGCCCGGGTATTCGAACCCTTCTTCACCAAACTCATCATTCCAGATTGCTATTTTCAGATTGCTCCACCATGTGTTAAAAACAGTTTGTTCAATGCTGCCGGCGCCGGCTAACTGGTCCCAGCCCCGCAACAAGAGTAATTGTTCCTTTTGCAGCTTATCTAAACTTGCCTGATCTACTCCTTCCATCATTTCCTGCAGCACAAAATCGGCCACCAGGTTTTTGCTGTCATACTGCAGTGCGCGCATATCCTCCGCCGTAATATTATTCATCAAGGCAAGCTGCTGATTAATCCGGTGCGCGCGCATCGGTGCGTCCATCTGCCAGTTAATATAGTATGGATAAGTGGAGTCTGTAGATAATTGGTTGGCGGAGCTAACAAAGCCGCGCGCAGGATTTTTTACATGAGGATCATGTTCAAACGGTATCCAGCCTTGCCAGTCATTTTCCGGCCTGGAGCCATCCATAAGGAACTTACCCTGGTCTTTCCATTTCAGCGGAAACCTGCCATCTACCCACACCGCGATGTTGTTATCATCATCCGCGTAAATAAAATTCTGAGCCGGACATTGAAAGTAACTCATCGCTTTTACGTAGTCATCATAATTGCGTGCACGGTCAAGTAAAAGGAAAGTATTTAATTCCTCCGAACGGTCATGGCCGAGCCAGCGCATGGCATAACCTACCGGGAAATCACTTCTCATCAGTTTTTCATCACCCATTGTCACTACAGGGCCATGGTGCGTATAGAATACAGTATCCATCACTGCATTTTCGCCACGCACTTTTATCAGTTCTATCCTCATGCTGGTCTTTTTCCAGGTATTGTCATAAAGATATTCCAGGTGTGATTCATCCCTGAATTTTACACTATACCAGTCAAGGATATCAGCATCCACATTGGTTTCACTCCAGGCGATGTGATCATTAAAACCAATAATGACTGTGGGTACGCCGGGTAGTGTTACACCTGTTGCATTACAATC is part of the Chitinophagales bacterium genome and harbors:
- a CDS encoding penicillin acylase family protein, with protein sequence MKWLLSIFLASLSIGFCYVLNNRIGALPPVGKLFSPFSGFWQNNENGEVTESDLTLPGLIAPVKVIMDDNLVPHLFARNNHDLYLAQGFIHARYRLWQMEFQTHAAAGRVSEIVGARALPYDRQQRHFGMVYAAENAESAMMDDPVMKEAITAYTEGVNAFIQSLSVKDLPIEYKLLDYHPEPWTTLKCALLLKYMTYDLAGGSSDLAVSNAMKKYGKEAVDSLFNGHPYLSEPIIPAGTIWDFVPLKLPVPATAKQVSVDIAPLDHAPNPANGSNNWAVNGSKTASGFPILCGDPHLGLNLPSIWYQMQLISPDCNATGVTLPGVPTVIIGFNDHIAWSETNVDADILDWYSVKFRDESHLEYLYDNTWKKTSMRIELIKVRGENAVMDTVFYTHHGPVVTMGDEKLMRSDFPVGYAMRWLGHDRSEELNTFLLLDRARNYDDYVKAMSYFQCPAQNFIYADDDNNIAVWVDGRFPLKWKDQGKFLMDGSRPENDWQGWIPFEHDPHVKNPARGFVSSANQLSTDSTYPYYINWQMDAPMRAHRINQQLALMNNITAEDMRALQYDSKNLVADFVLQEMMEGVDQASLDKLQKEQLLLLRGWDQLAGAGSIEQTVFNTWWSNLKIAIWNDEFGEEGFEYPGTDISLQTVKYNINRQWIDDKRTVQVESLQQLMHQSFINTIDSLVKTYGADTASWQWGKVKNTHINHLLHIGAFSRIPVITSGNSGMVNATGYDHGPSWRMIIELGKKVKAYGIFPGGQSGNPGSPFYENMIEPWSNGLQQELLILHSPDEKNDRISAVITLRN